One Helianthus annuus cultivar XRQ/B chromosome 12, HanXRQr2.0-SUNRISE, whole genome shotgun sequence genomic region harbors:
- the LOC110868547 gene encoding uncharacterized proline-rich protein yields the protein MKKTFEARGVALLLAFILIIHNVLQADSSYDQGNAFSGRNRMLRRISSAPPPPKISVNPSPKPKPTPSPPPPPSHTPTPCPPPPPPPSSAP from the exons ATGAAGAAGACTTTTGAAGCAAGAGGAGTTGCTCTATTGCTTGCGTTTATTCTGATCATTCATAATGTTTTGCAAGCAGATTCTTCATATGACCAAG GAAATGCATTTTCCGGTAGAAATAGAATGCTTAGAAGGATTTCATCAGCGCCACCGCCCCCGAAGATAAGTGTAAATCCAAGTCCGAAGCCAAAGCCAACGCCATCCCcgcctccaccaccatcacatacACCAACGCCATGtccacctccaccgccaccaccatcatCGGCACCTTAG